From the genome of Geoglobus ahangari, one region includes:
- a CDS encoding FecCD family ABC transporter permease, whose translation MLFLFFASLASVLAGFMLGSVAASLEDLLDAISGKDNIKGYIILNVRVPRTLGAYIGGAALALSGLMLQTYFRNPLAGPYVLGISSAASLGVALYVLAGVGWSYYGLVGSSMLGSLVAILFVLVLASRVRSAVTLLIAGLMFGYVFGAVERILITFAESRQVHEFVLWTFGSFSGVTWDDLRIFSALVLVSLMLSVALAKPLNAMLLGEEYARSMGVDVRAVRVAVVTMSSFLAALVTAFAGIVAFIGLAVPHIVRMLFRTSDHRVLIPAVSVCGALITVICDIVARTIASPVELPISVVTSLFGAPIVVLLIMKRRRVG comes from the coding sequence TTGCTCTTCCTATTTTTTGCCTCTCTCGCCTCAGTGCTCGCGGGCTTCATGCTCGGGTCGGTTGCCGCGTCACTTGAGGATCTCCTCGATGCCATCAGCGGGAAAGACAACATAAAGGGCTACATAATTCTCAACGTCAGAGTTCCGAGGACGCTTGGGGCTTACATTGGAGGTGCGGCCCTCGCTCTGAGTGGTCTGATGCTCCAGACGTACTTCAGAAACCCCCTTGCCGGCCCATATGTGCTCGGGATATCCTCTGCAGCATCTCTCGGCGTCGCGCTTTACGTGCTCGCGGGGGTGGGCTGGAGCTACTACGGCCTTGTGGGTTCTTCGATGCTCGGCTCTCTCGTCGCGATACTCTTCGTCCTCGTCCTTGCGAGCAGGGTCAGGAGCGCGGTAACCCTGCTCATAGCCGGACTGATGTTCGGGTACGTCTTCGGGGCGGTGGAGAGGATACTGATAACCTTTGCCGAGAGCCGGCAGGTTCACGAGTTCGTTCTCTGGACTTTTGGCAGCTTTTCCGGGGTGACGTGGGACGATCTGAGGATATTCTCGGCACTCGTTCTCGTCTCCCTAATGCTCTCTGTGGCTCTCGCAAAGCCGCTCAATGCCATGCTTCTCGGGGAGGAATACGCGAGGAGCATGGGTGTTGACGTTAGGGCCGTGAGGGTGGCTGTTGTCACCATGTCGAGCTTTCTGGCCGCTCTGGTTACGGCATTTGCAGGAATAGTCGCGTTCATAGGGCTTGCAGTTCCCCACATCGTCCGCATGCTCTTCAGGACTTCAGACCACAGGGTTTTAATTCCCGCAGTTTCCGTGTGCGGTGCCCTGATAACCGTAATCTGTGACATCGTGGCGAGGACAATTGCATCTCCCGTGGAACTTCCAATAAGCGTTGTGACCTCCCTCTTCGGAGCACCGATAGTCGTGCTGCTGATAATGAAACGAAGACGTGTTGGCTGA
- a CDS encoding 4Fe-4S binding protein, with protein sequence MPPAVLGCQGCGRCIQVCPTGALITEGGKVVRVDASKCLECYKCVEVCPYGALIKMD encoded by the coding sequence ATGCCGCCGGCAGTTCTCGGCTGTCAGGGGTGTGGAAGGTGCATACAGGTCTGCCCCACCGGAGCCCTGATAACCGAGGGGGGCAAGGTCGTCAGGGTGGATGCGAGCAAGTGCCTCGAGTGCTACAAGTGCGTTGAGGTATGTCCGTACGGTGCGCTCATCAAGATGGACTGA
- a CDS encoding helix-turn-helix domain-containing protein, which yields MRGLKESISNLSCENILECFYGLNESDIQTYKLLISRGELRIEEISRESGKSENTVYKSLQKLMIAGIVLRDKKVIRGGGYYYTYKALSPPEVADDMERILREWCVKVRNTIEEFRSKYGEVVRR from the coding sequence GTGAGGGGCCTCAAGGAGTCGATATCCAACCTAAGCTGCGAGAACATCCTCGAGTGCTTCTATGGACTCAACGAGAGTGACATTCAGACCTACAAGCTCCTGATAAGCAGAGGGGAGCTGAGGATAGAGGAGATAAGCAGGGAATCTGGGAAGAGCGAGAACACCGTGTACAAGTCCCTTCAGAAGCTCATGATAGCAGGAATAGTGCTGAGGGACAAGAAGGTCATCAGAGGCGGGGGGTACTACTACACCTACAAGGCCCTCTCTCCACCTGAAGTGGCTGACGACATGGAGAGAATCCTGAGAGAGTGGTGTGTCAAGGTCAGAAACACGATTGAGGAGTTCAGAAGCAAGTATGGTGAGGTTGTGAGGAGGTGA
- a CDS encoding ABC transporter ATP-binding protein: MLELRGIEKRLGEFTVSVDEVFDGITALIGPSGSGKTTLLNIIAGLVRPEKGRVILNGRDITGLPPEKRRVGYVFQDYALFPHMTVRENILYAGDNLEVAEMLGIDHLLDRKVHELSGGEKQRTALARALAGNPEVLLLDEPMSSVDEFLRKRLTLELSAVLRTLDVPVIYVTHSIREALVVADEIAVMRSGEVVQKGRTEEVYEYPRNRFVAEFTGFENVFRGKIAEKGSDGTVIEWSEGVVHAGKCEFEEGEEVFFAVRPEYVMVIREGKELGRNLEGNVFPGRIVSRMKVGPAHEVLVSLGKERVVVVIPDHAYHRLEIERREEIKIGFKRNRIRVFRP; encoded by the coding sequence TTGCTTGAGCTCAGGGGCATTGAGAAGAGGCTCGGAGAGTTCACAGTAAGCGTGGATGAGGTGTTTGACGGGATCACCGCCCTCATAGGACCCAGCGGCTCCGGAAAGACGACGCTCCTCAACATCATCGCCGGACTCGTCAGGCCCGAGAAGGGCAGGGTAATCCTCAACGGAAGGGACATAACCGGCCTTCCGCCGGAGAAGAGGAGAGTCGGGTACGTCTTTCAGGACTACGCCCTCTTCCCGCACATGACCGTAAGGGAGAACATACTCTACGCCGGGGACAATCTGGAGGTCGCGGAGATGCTGGGGATAGACCACCTCCTCGACAGAAAGGTTCACGAGCTCAGCGGCGGGGAGAAGCAGCGAACGGCCCTCGCAAGAGCACTCGCCGGAAACCCTGAAGTTCTCCTTCTGGACGAGCCCATGAGCAGCGTGGACGAGTTCCTCAGAAAGAGGCTCACTCTTGAGCTGTCGGCGGTGCTGAGAACCCTCGACGTCCCTGTGATCTACGTCACCCACAGCATCAGGGAGGCGCTTGTGGTGGCGGACGAAATAGCCGTCATGAGATCTGGGGAGGTAGTTCAGAAGGGAAGGACGGAGGAGGTCTACGAGTATCCGAGAAACAGGTTTGTTGCGGAGTTCACGGGCTTCGAAAACGTTTTCAGAGGGAAGATTGCCGAGAAGGGGAGCGATGGGACGGTCATAGAGTGGAGCGAGGGCGTGGTGCATGCTGGAAAGTGTGAGTTCGAGGAGGGGGAGGAGGTGTTCTTCGCTGTACGACCCGAATACGTGATGGTGATCAGGGAGGGCAAGGAGCTCGGGAGAAACCTCGAGGGCAACGTGTTCCCGGGGAGGATAGTCTCGAGGATGAAGGTGGGCCCGGCCCACGAGGTTCTCGTGAGCCTGGGGAAGGAGAGGGTTGTCGTGGTGATCCCCGATCACGCCTATCACAGGCTCGAAATCGAGAGGAGGGAGGAGATAAAAATAGGGTTCAAGAGGAACAGGATCAGGGTGTTCAGGCCTTAG
- a CDS encoding TIGR00725 family protein, translated as MQVGVIGSGSCYDDVCEFAFRLGQLLAERGCVVINGGLGGVMEAVSRGVSSRGGVAIGIVPGKDRRDANPYCKYVIATNMGHARNMIIVHSSDVLVAVGGGYGTVSEMAIALKEGKRVVAYKPAVKLEGLIVVKTPEEAVSKALEGLE; from the coding sequence ATGCAGGTTGGCGTTATCGGCAGCGGTTCGTGCTATGACGACGTCTGCGAGTTTGCGTTCCGGCTGGGACAGCTGCTCGCGGAGAGAGGGTGTGTTGTGATCAACGGAGGGCTCGGAGGTGTGATGGAGGCGGTCAGCAGGGGGGTGTCGAGCAGGGGAGGTGTTGCAATCGGCATCGTTCCCGGAAAGGACAGGAGGGACGCTAACCCGTACTGCAAGTACGTGATAGCCACCAACATGGGCCACGCGAGGAACATGATAATCGTCCACTCCAGCGACGTTCTGGTGGCTGTGGGCGGGGGGTACGGTACGGTATCCGAGATGGCGATAGCCCTCAAGGAGGGGAAGAGGGTCGTGGCCTACAAACCTGCGGTAAAGCTTGAAGGCCTGATTGTGGTGAAAACTCCGGAGGAGGCGGTAAGCAAGGCTCTGGAGGGTCTGGAATGA
- a CDS encoding VWA domain-containing protein has product MYPFSAIVGQEKMKKALILNAINPQIGGVLLRGDKGTGKSTAVRALAEVLPEIEVSGCAFSCTPDRLCQECTEKARKGELSFTKRRMRVVELPLSATEDMVVGTVDVESALKEGVVSFRPGILAEANNSILYIDEVNLLDDHLVDTLLDVAASGWNVVEREGVSVRHPSRFILVGTMNPEEGELRPQLLDRFGMVVDVRAITDPELRAEVVKRAEEFSEDPEGFRRKFEGEQEALRRRIQMARELLREVEAGDEIVMAISKLCGELGIETHRADITTLRAAKAIAAYNGRRRVEVRDVVEAAELTLPHRVKSKPFESPRIEFDRVEELLNEFLDGEDDGGEGDSDREVPGRSERRFDASNASIPKFEVRSRRAGWKGKRVKSPSPSGRYVRFGLVGESLAIIPTLRAAFSRGRRAVLPHDFRYWRCSGKSVASIALVVDASGSMAALRRMQIAKGVLMSLLRDSYVRRDRVSLIVFRNGSAELVVPPTTSPQLAASKVDEMPAGGKTPLSAGLYRAYELLKMEKRRGYVPILVLISDGRANVSLSGGDIKEEVVSICEAIAREDISTVLVDADDHVSLGFAREIAAITGAVHHRLRDLDAESIARVVNDVRRAV; this is encoded by the coding sequence GTGTATCCGTTCTCCGCGATAGTCGGGCAGGAAAAGATGAAGAAGGCCCTGATCCTCAACGCAATAAACCCGCAGATTGGCGGTGTGCTGCTCAGGGGTGACAAGGGCACGGGGAAGTCGACAGCGGTCAGGGCCCTCGCAGAGGTTCTGCCCGAGATCGAGGTATCCGGCTGTGCGTTCAGCTGCACCCCGGACAGGCTGTGCCAGGAATGTACTGAGAAAGCCAGGAAAGGGGAGCTGAGCTTCACGAAGAGGAGGATGCGGGTGGTGGAGCTCCCTCTCTCGGCCACCGAGGACATGGTGGTCGGGACAGTTGACGTGGAGTCGGCCCTGAAGGAGGGTGTGGTCTCCTTCCGCCCCGGGATTCTGGCCGAGGCCAACAACAGCATACTCTACATAGACGAGGTCAACCTGCTCGACGACCACCTTGTTGACACGCTGCTTGACGTTGCCGCGAGCGGGTGGAACGTTGTGGAGAGGGAAGGAGTTTCGGTGCGCCACCCGTCAAGGTTCATCCTCGTGGGCACAATGAACCCGGAGGAGGGCGAGCTCAGGCCCCAGCTGCTGGACAGGTTCGGCATGGTGGTGGATGTCAGGGCAATAACCGATCCCGAGCTCAGGGCGGAGGTTGTAAAAAGGGCCGAGGAGTTCTCTGAGGATCCGGAGGGGTTCAGGAGAAAGTTCGAGGGGGAGCAGGAGGCACTCAGGAGAAGGATACAGATGGCCAGAGAGCTACTCAGGGAGGTCGAGGCTGGAGACGAGATCGTCATGGCCATATCTAAGCTCTGCGGTGAGCTCGGCATAGAGACCCACAGGGCCGACATAACAACCCTCAGAGCCGCCAAGGCCATCGCAGCCTACAACGGGCGGAGGAGGGTGGAGGTCAGGGACGTTGTTGAGGCGGCAGAGCTCACACTTCCCCACAGGGTCAAGTCGAAGCCCTTCGAGAGCCCCCGGATCGAGTTCGACAGGGTTGAGGAGCTCCTGAACGAGTTCCTTGATGGAGAGGATGACGGGGGTGAGGGGGACTCAGACCGCGAGGTACCCGGGAGGAGCGAGAGGAGATTCGACGCCTCGAACGCGAGCATCCCGAAGTTCGAGGTCAGAAGCAGGAGAGCGGGCTGGAAGGGAAAGAGGGTGAAGTCGCCGTCACCGAGCGGCAGGTACGTGAGGTTTGGCCTTGTTGGCGAGAGCCTGGCGATTATCCCAACCCTCAGAGCCGCATTCTCAAGGGGGAGACGTGCGGTGCTCCCCCACGACTTCAGGTACTGGAGGTGCTCCGGTAAGTCGGTGGCCAGCATAGCTCTCGTCGTTGACGCGAGCGGGTCGATGGCAGCGCTCAGGAGGATGCAGATAGCAAAGGGCGTGCTGATGAGCCTCCTTCGAGACTCCTACGTCAGGAGGGACAGGGTCTCCCTAATCGTGTTTCGGAACGGCTCGGCCGAACTCGTTGTCCCTCCCACGACTTCTCCGCAGCTTGCAGCCAGCAAAGTGGATGAGATGCCGGCCGGCGGGAAGACTCCACTGTCCGCAGGGCTGTACAGGGCATACGAGCTGCTCAAGATGGAAAAGAGAAGGGGCTACGTCCCCATTCTCGTTCTGATCAGCGACGGAAGGGCAAACGTGTCCCTTTCCGGTGGAGACATCAAGGAGGAGGTTGTGAGCATCTGCGAGGCGATAGCCAGAGAGGACATCTCAACCGTCTTGGTGGACGCTGACGATCACGTCTCCCTCGGATTCGCGAGAGAGATAGCCGCGATAACCGGCGCCGTTCACCACAGGCTCAGGGATCTCGATGCCGAGAGCATTGCCAGAGTGGTAAATGATGTGAGAAGGGCTGTGTGA
- a CDS encoding coiled-coil domain-containing protein: MSRKLLILVITLLTLIGISHAAQTVTKDNYAEPVIEPKLKDYYLPGESLSVNMTIEPKTSDDAEIIDGRVYEFNTSLDDPSMLVTVEYAGFGGGGIVTPGKDYVKVDVKDWEGGLSRIVVEVSGKVPEVSQRIARIVVIGVDIQDAEGDAISPVVINVVNTALFSEYISSLEKRYDNLSAKATELESKGVAVADIIVKLNSAKTRIDDGKTYFNEGKYGEANTSLAQAEEYLNEAENLIRKTEVELLIETAKDKLDIMFNKMTELELLIQKLKSKDKSTLNYEVKLEEFKQSYSEIAKKISQAEDYLNNGLYDDAENTVNDAIKQIDERTSEINSLIDEVAPQVEETPTPQETETPQGPGIGERVSEFFSGIASWLSENRDRILLYGGGVVVLALLGFVGYRGVKAYMRRRKWDELK; the protein is encoded by the coding sequence ATGTCAAGGAAACTGCTCATTCTCGTCATCACGCTGCTCACTCTCATCGGAATCTCCCATGCTGCTCAGACGGTGACCAAGGACAACTACGCGGAACCCGTCATAGAGCCCAAGCTCAAGGACTACTACCTGCCCGGCGAAAGCCTGTCAGTCAACATGACCATAGAGCCCAAGACGAGTGACGATGCGGAAATCATCGATGGCAGGGTGTACGAGTTCAACACGTCTCTTGACGATCCCTCCATGCTCGTTACGGTGGAGTACGCCGGCTTCGGTGGAGGAGGCATCGTCACACCCGGAAAGGACTATGTGAAGGTGGACGTCAAGGACTGGGAGGGCGGGCTGAGCAGGATCGTGGTGGAAGTGAGCGGAAAGGTTCCGGAGGTCAGCCAGAGGATTGCAAGGATCGTCGTGATCGGTGTCGATATTCAGGATGCCGAGGGCGACGCAATCAGCCCCGTTGTCATAAATGTGGTCAACACCGCTCTGTTTTCTGAGTACATCTCCTCGCTGGAGAAGAGGTACGACAACCTCAGCGCAAAGGCCACCGAGCTGGAGAGCAAGGGTGTGGCGGTTGCGGACATAATAGTCAAACTCAACTCTGCGAAAACGAGGATAGACGACGGGAAGACCTACTTCAACGAGGGCAAGTACGGAGAGGCGAACACGTCCCTTGCACAGGCTGAGGAATACCTCAACGAGGCTGAGAACCTGATTCGAAAGACTGAGGTTGAGTTGCTCATCGAAACTGCGAAGGATAAGCTTGACATAATGTTCAACAAAATGACTGAGCTTGAGCTGCTCATTCAGAAGCTCAAGTCAAAGGACAAGAGCACGCTGAACTACGAGGTAAAGCTTGAGGAGTTCAAGCAGAGCTACTCTGAAATAGCCAAGAAGATCTCGCAGGCGGAGGACTACCTCAACAACGGCCTTTACGATGACGCAGAAAACACCGTAAACGATGCGATAAAGCAGATTGACGAGAGAACCTCGGAAATAAATAGCCTGATAGATGAGGTGGCCCCACAGGTCGAGGAGACTCCCACACCTCAGGAAACCGAGACACCTCAGGGCCCGGGCATAGGTGAGAGGGTATCGGAGTTCTTCTCCGGAATAGCCAGCTGGCTTTCTGAGAACAGGGACAGGATACTGCTGTACGGGGGAGGGGTTGTCGTCCTCGCGCTGCTCGGCTTCGTCGGTTACAGGGGTGTTAAGGCCTACATGAGGAGGAGGAAGTGGGACGAACTCAAGTAG
- a CDS encoding secondary thiamine-phosphate synthase enzyme YjbQ yields the protein MKVLEFEMDRDEVLDLTPHVQRFVEESGEREGAVLVFSVGSTGAVTTLEYEPGLKKDLPRIMDRIAPYSDHYDHHLTWNDDNGSSHVKAAIIGPSVVVPFRDGRLLLGTWQQIVLINFDTRRRKRKVVLQVL from the coding sequence ATGAAGGTGCTCGAGTTCGAGATGGACAGGGATGAGGTGCTCGACCTGACACCTCACGTGCAGAGGTTCGTGGAGGAGAGCGGTGAAAGGGAGGGAGCGGTCCTCGTCTTCTCAGTCGGCTCTACCGGTGCCGTGACCACCCTGGAGTACGAGCCGGGGCTGAAAAAGGATCTTCCCAGAATCATGGACAGGATCGCCCCCTACTCCGACCACTACGACCACCACCTCACGTGGAACGACGACAACGGCTCCTCCCACGTCAAGGCTGCGATAATCGGCCCCAGTGTTGTGGTTCCCTTCAGGGACGGAAGGCTGCTGCTCGGAACGTGGCAGCAGATCGTTCTGATAAACTTTGACACGAGAAGGAGGAAGAGGAAGGTGGTTTTGCAGGTTCTTTAG
- the trxA gene encoding thioredoxin: MKVLNENTFDEEINKDKLVIVDFWAEWCMPCRMLTPILEKLEKEFTDVEFAKLNTDENPNVAFKYGIFSIPTVLMFYKGEVVNSFVGAMPESVVRREIEKAIEKIKA; the protein is encoded by the coding sequence GTGAAGGTGCTGAATGAGAACACGTTCGATGAGGAGATAAACAAGGACAAGCTCGTGATCGTGGACTTCTGGGCCGAGTGGTGCATGCCCTGCAGGATGCTCACCCCGATACTCGAGAAGCTGGAGAAGGAGTTCACGGATGTTGAGTTCGCGAAGCTCAACACCGACGAGAACCCGAACGTGGCGTTCAAGTACGGGATATTCAGCATACCGACCGTGCTGATGTTCTACAAGGGCGAGGTCGTCAACAGCTTCGTCGGGGCTATGCCGGAAAGCGTGGTCAGGAGAGAAATAGAGAAGGCCATTGAGAAGATTAAGGCATGA
- a CDS encoding ABC transporter substrate-binding protein produces the protein MKSNLMLVLVIAAALLLTGCAQQEEKPALQTTVKYAKNFQLEYHDGYKILKVKQGNEWVTYVLYRDKKPDVEGIPVKIPVKRLVVMSSTHIAQLEAINATDSIVGFMWGGRYSIYFEDVKRALEDGRIVDVGSSRAPDYEKILELKPDLVVIYVTPYNEEVKKKLDELGTPYVIDSEWLENDPLGRAEWVKFFAALMDKEGQADRYFDRVEENVLSVKKAVEGLDSPKLLWCSIYKGKVYVPKGESYVARMAEYANADYLFKDVSGTGSATVTLEELLLRGSEADLMVYSSYRVKSIDDLLGVDSRLSEIKAVKNGNVYRISDDYWQLGLLYTDVVVKDLAAIAHPEKFPDYEPRFFVKLE, from the coding sequence ATGAAGTCGAATTTAATGTTGGTGCTGGTTATCGCTGCTGCGCTCCTCCTCACGGGTTGCGCGCAGCAGGAAGAGAAACCCGCGCTGCAGACGACCGTGAAGTACGCCAAGAACTTCCAGCTCGAGTACCACGACGGGTACAAGATACTGAAGGTGAAGCAGGGGAACGAATGGGTGACGTACGTTCTGTACAGGGACAAAAAGCCGGACGTTGAGGGAATTCCGGTGAAAATCCCAGTGAAGCGACTGGTTGTGATGTCCTCCACCCACATCGCCCAGCTTGAGGCGATAAACGCCACAGACAGCATTGTGGGGTTCATGTGGGGTGGCAGGTACAGCATCTACTTCGAGGATGTGAAGAGGGCCCTCGAGGACGGCAGGATCGTGGACGTGGGCTCTTCAAGGGCGCCGGACTACGAGAAGATCCTCGAGCTGAAGCCAGATCTGGTTGTGATATACGTGACCCCGTACAACGAGGAGGTCAAAAAGAAGCTTGACGAGCTTGGCACTCCGTATGTCATAGACAGCGAGTGGCTCGAGAACGACCCCCTCGGGAGGGCAGAGTGGGTGAAGTTCTTTGCAGCCCTCATGGATAAGGAGGGGCAGGCCGACAGGTACTTTGACAGGGTGGAGGAGAACGTCCTGAGTGTTAAGAAGGCTGTAGAGGGTCTCGACAGTCCTAAGCTCCTCTGGTGCTCGATTTACAAGGGCAAGGTGTACGTTCCCAAGGGTGAGAGCTATGTGGCCAGGATGGCAGAGTACGCAAACGCCGATTACCTCTTCAAGGACGTCTCTGGGACTGGGAGTGCAACGGTAACTCTCGAGGAGCTGCTGCTGAGGGGAAGTGAGGCGGACCTCATGGTTTACTCCTCGTACAGGGTGAAGAGCATCGATGACCTGCTCGGCGTGGACAGCAGGCTCTCGGAAATAAAGGCCGTGAAGAACGGAAACGTTTACAGGATCTCCGATGACTACTGGCAGCTTGGCCTGCTGTACACCGACGTTGTGGTTAAAGACCTCGCGGCGATAGCTCATCCGGAGAAGTTCCCGGACTACGAGCCGAGGTTCTTTGTAAAGCTCGAGTAG
- a CDS encoding thioredoxin family protein: MITIKLLTSPTCPYCPRAREVVRRFVEEEKDVMALELSVTTDEGLREAMRFGISGVPALIINDRDVLLGVPSISELRRLVSRYKYN; encoded by the coding sequence GTGATCACGATAAAGCTCCTCACGTCCCCAACCTGTCCGTACTGCCCGAGAGCGAGGGAAGTCGTCAGGAGGTTTGTTGAGGAGGAAAAGGACGTCATGGCGCTCGAGCTGAGCGTCACGACAGATGAGGGATTGAGAGAGGCGATGAGGTTCGGGATCTCGGGAGTGCCAGCCCTGATAATAAACGACAGGGACGTGCTCCTTGGAGTCCCGAGCATCTCCGAGCTGAGAAGGCTCGTTAGCAGGTACAAATACAACTGA
- a CDS encoding radical SAM protein — protein sequence MRVISYGGCRVDVGLCNLRCPYCVHLSEETEEVDVERIARALKGCRHVYVGGAEPTVHGDLVDLLRLLKENGSEVTLKTNGLLPRRVEETLPFVDRYVFELKGDFDDVRSVALLSGLSEERARRYVESLMKSIEIARSAGKKIRIWFRAIPEYIDENRFRKMMGRIGKVDEVLVYQFLSKPEWDKPFDDAEMPSYEFVRRLGEIAREYADRVIMVGERREEL from the coding sequence ATGAGGGTCATCAGCTACGGGGGTTGCAGGGTTGATGTGGGGCTCTGCAACCTCCGGTGCCCCTACTGCGTCCACCTGAGCGAGGAGACCGAGGAAGTTGACGTTGAGAGGATAGCCAGAGCCCTGAAAGGCTGCAGGCACGTTTACGTTGGTGGGGCCGAGCCAACAGTCCACGGAGACCTCGTGGATCTGCTCAGGCTGCTCAAGGAGAACGGCTCTGAAGTTACGCTCAAGACGAACGGCCTCCTGCCGAGGAGAGTGGAGGAGACGTTGCCATTCGTGGACAGGTACGTGTTCGAGCTCAAGGGAGACTTTGACGACGTGAGGTCAGTGGCGCTGCTGTCCGGGCTGAGCGAGGAGAGGGCAAGGAGATACGTGGAGAGCCTGATGAAGAGCATCGAGATCGCAAGGAGTGCAGGGAAGAAGATCAGAATCTGGTTCAGGGCCATACCGGAGTACATTGACGAGAACAGGTTCAGGAAGATGATGGGCAGGATAGGGAAGGTGGACGAGGTTCTCGTTTACCAGTTCCTGTCGAAACCAGAGTGGGACAAGCCCTTTGACGATGCAGAGATGCCGAGCTACGAGTTCGTGAGGAGACTTGGAGAGATAGCGAGGGAGTATGCCGACAGGGTCATAATGGTGGGAGAGAGGAGGGAGGAGCTGTGA